One Elaeis guineensis isolate ETL-2024a chromosome 10, EG11, whole genome shotgun sequence genomic window carries:
- the LOC105053260 gene encoding LOW QUALITY PROTEIN: DEAD-box ATP-dependent RNA helicase 38 (The sequence of the model RefSeq protein was modified relative to this genomic sequence to represent the inferred CDS: inserted 1 base in 1 codon), with product MNFSKPSKIQAVTLPMILTPPHKDLVAQAHNGSGKTTCFVLGMLSRVDPSKKIPQAICICPTRELAIQNQAVLLKMGKYTGITSMCAIPSDSANYIPISRRPPVTEQVVIGTPGTIKKWTSAKKLPTRDVKILVFDEADHMLAEDGFKDDSERIMKEIRRSNDACQVLLFSATFNETVKAFVSRVVRDANQIFVKKEDLTLEKVKQYKVQCPDELAKMEVIKDKIFEFGQKVGQTIIFVRTRNSATMLHTELTKEGYECTSIQGALKQEDRDKIIQEFKVGLTRVLITTDLLARGFDQEQVNLVINFALPVKYDTPXEPDYEVYLHRVGRAGRFGRKGAVFNLLCTDTDRSLMEKIERHFDLHIPEVPNWRSEEDFESALKDAGLL from the exons ATGAATTTTAGTAAGCCCAGCAAGATCCAGGCGGTAACCCTTCCGATGATCCTAACGCCGCCACACAAGGACTTGGTGGCTCAGGCCCACAATGGATCTGGAAAGACTACATGTTTTGTGCTTGGGATGCTGAGCCGAGTTGATCCAAGTAAAAAGATCCCACAAGCAATCTGCATATGCCCTACCAGAGAGTTGGCTATCCAG AATCAGGCAGTTCTTTTGAAGATGGGAAAGTATACGGGTATAACTTCGATGTGCGCTATACCATCAGACTCGGCAAATTATATCCCAATCTCAAGACGTCCACCTGTAACTGAGCAAGTAGTTATTGGCACTCCTGGGACCATTAAAAAGTGGACGTCAGCAAAGAAGTTGCCTACACGGGATGTGAAAATCCTTGTTTTTGATGAGGCTGACCATATGTTAGCTGAG GATGGCTTTAAGGATGATTCTGAAAGAATCATGAAGGAGATTCGAAGAAGCAATGATGCCTGCCAG GTGCTACTTTTCTCTGCCACCTTTAATGAAACTGTCAAGGCTTTTGTATCTAGGGTGGTTAGGGATGCAAATCAGATCTTTGTGAAGAAAGAAGACCTCACATTGGAAAAAGTGAAGCAGTACAAGGTCCAATGTCCAGATGAACTTGCAAAAATGGAAGTGATAAAGGACAAGATTTTTGAATTTGGACAAAAGGTAGGGCAGACTATTATATTTGTCCGGACAAGGAATAGTGCCACCATGCTACACACAGAATTAACCAAGGAGGGTTACGAGTGCACGTCAATTCAAGGTGCACTCAAGCAGGAAGACAGAGACAAGATTATACAGGAATTTAAAGTTGGACTAACCCGTGTACTTATAACCACTGACCTTCTTGCTCGAGGTTTTGATCAAGAACAG GTTAATTTGGTTATCAACTTTGCTCTTCCTGTAAAATATGATACTC GGGAACCTGAttatgaagtttacctgcatAGAGTTGGTAGAGCTGGACGTTTTGGGCGCAAGG GTGCTGTATTCAACTTGTTATGTACTGACACGGATAGATCTCTGATGGAGAAGATTGAGCGTCACTTTGATCTCCACATTCCTGAG GTTCCAAACTGGAGGAGTGAAGAGGACTTCGAGTCTGCACTTAAGGATGCGGGTTTGCTATAG